The Brevundimonas sp. SORGH_AS_0993 genome segment TGGACGATGTCCAGCGCCTCCTGATGCAGGGTCGCATAGCGCGGGTCGCCCTGAAGGATGCTAAGGGTGCGGGCGTTCTGGGCGTGGACCCATTCCATCGCCCGCGCGCCGTCGACCTCTTCCAGCCACAGGTAGGGATCGGTCTCGGGGCTGGCGGCGAATCCGCCGGCCTGCGCGACAGTGGCGGCGGCTGGGACGGCGCCCGAAGAAGCAGCGGAAGTCGTCTGGGCCATGGCGCTCGGTGTCAGGCTGGTGGAGGCGAGAAGGGCCGCAAGGGCGGCGACGGACGTGCGGATCATTAAGGCCCCCGGTCGGATGAAGTCGGCGCACCTTAACGACGCGGCCCCGCACGGCAAGCGAGGCGCCGGCCACCTTACGGCTTTGTCATGATCGGCCCTACAGACCTTCATCCGGAATGCACAGCAGATTGCCGCAGGCCTTGCAGTGGACGGCGTCCGGATCGTGCTTGTGCAGCCCGCAGCGATCACACGGAAAGCTAATCTTGGACGGCCGGATCAGGGCCTGGGCCAGCCGCAGGAACAGGGTGATGCCCGTCAGCATGATGGCGATGGACAACAGCTTGCCCCAGGCGCCGGGCAGGGTCACGTCGCCGAACCCCGTCGTGGTCAGGGTCGCCACGGTGAAATACAGCGCATCCACATAGCCGCCGACGCCCGGCGCGCCCCGGAACGTCGCATAGACGAAGCCCGTCGCCACGAAGACGAAGGTCACAAGGTTGGCCAGGGCGCGCACGACCCCCTCGACCCGCGTGTCGTCGAACTTCCGGCCTACCGTCCGCCAGAAGAAGTCCGAGTTCAGCAGGGTCCAAAGCCTGAGCATCCGCAGGAAGCCCAGGTTGAACAGCCAGGCTGGGAACAGCAGGGTCGCCAGGACGAACAGATCGACCCAGACGATAGGCCGCTTCAGCCAGTCCCGGATGTCGGCATAGGCATAGGCCCGCGCCGCCAGATCGACCGCCAGGACCACCGCGATCAGATAGTCGATGACATAGAAGGCCCAGCCCATGTTGCGCAGGATCGGCGCGGCCAGGAAGAAGGCGATGATGACCAGGTCCACCCCGATCACGGCCAGGCGGAACCGCACCGCCGGCGGTTGGGAGCCGTGATAGAGATAACGCACCCGCGCGCGCAGACGCAGGCCGTCGTCGCCTGTGGCCCTGGGCGGATCGTCCATCCTGTCCTTGGTCACGCGCCCCCTTCGTCCGGCGTTCCGGATCGCTTCGCACCCCCTCAATCAACAGCCTGACGCCCGACCTGTCCAACAGGTTCCGCCAACGCGACGAAAGCGGGACGATTTCCACCGGCCCGGATCGCCCCTATATGGCGAACCATGAGCCACACCGCCGCCGAAAGGCCCTTCGTCAAGATGAACGGCGCCGGCAACGACTTCGTCGTCGTCAATGCGCTGGAGCGCCCGTTCCGCCCGACCGAGGATCAGGTCCGGGCGCTGGGCGACCGCGCCGGCGGCGAAGGCTTCGACCAGTTGATCGCCATAGAGCCGTCCGGCACGGCCGACGCCTTCATGCGTGTGTGGAACGCCGACGGCTCCATGGTCCAGACCTGCGGCAACGCCCTGCGCTGCGTCGGCTGGCTGTTGATGGAGGCGGCGGGGTCGGATCGGGTCGTCATCGACACGGCCGCGGGCCCGACGACGGCGACCCGCGCGGGCGACCGCCGCGTCACCGTGGACATGGGCCGGCCGCGCCTGGACTGGACCCAGGTGCCCCTGTCCGAAGCGATGGACACGCGCGGGATCGAACTGCAGGTCGGCCCCATCGACGCGCCGGTGCTGCATACGCCCGGCGCCGTCTCCATGGGCAATCCGCACGTCGTCTTCTTCACCGACCGTCAGGACGACGGCTTCGTCTCCGGCTCGGGATCGCTGATCGAACATCATCCGCTGTTTCCCGAAGGGGTGAACGTGGGCTTCGCCGACGTGCAGGGGCGCGACCGCATCCGTCTGCGGGTCTGGGAGCGGGGCGCCGGCCTGACCAGGGCCTGCGGCACCGGCGCCTGCGCCGCCCTGGTCGCGGCGGCCCGGCGCGGCCTGGCCGACCGCAAGGCGGCCGTGATCGTCGACGGCGGCGAAATGGTCATCGACTGGGACGCCGAAACCGACCATGTCCTGATGACCGGCCCGGTCGAGATAGAACGCACGGGCGTGCTGCTCTTCTAGGCTTGGCGCTCGGTCCTTGGCGCCCGGTTTGGGCGAAAAGCCGCACGATCCGGTCCGGCGCGATCACCCTTTCCACACGACCCGCACCGTCCGCGCGCCTTCAACCGCCGTCGCGGCGCCGCGCAACGCCGGGCGGCTGTGCGGTTGTCCCGCGCGGCGGCCCGCACTAGGAACGAGGGGACAGTCCACAGACGACGCGCCGGAAACGCCTGCCCCATGCCCGACCAGACCGAAAAACAGACCTTCTCCGACCAGGAAGCGCTGGATTTCCACCGCCTGGGCACCCCGGGCAAGATCTCCATGAGCCCGACCAAGCCGATGGCGACCCAGCGCGACCTGTCGCTGGCCTATTCGCCGGGGGTCGCAGTGCCGGTCCTGGCCATCGCCAAGGACGCGGACGCGGCCTACGACTATACGGCCAAGGGCAATAT includes the following:
- the dapF gene encoding diaminopimelate epimerase — translated: MSHTAAERPFVKMNGAGNDFVVVNALERPFRPTEDQVRALGDRAGGEGFDQLIAIEPSGTADAFMRVWNADGSMVQTCGNALRCVGWLLMEAAGSDRVVIDTAAGPTTATRAGDRRVTVDMGRPRLDWTQVPLSEAMDTRGIELQVGPIDAPVLHTPGAVSMGNPHVVFFTDRQDDGFVSGSGSLIEHHPLFPEGVNVGFADVQGRDRIRLRVWERGAGLTRACGTGACAALVAAARRGLADRKAAVIVDGGEMVIDWDAETDHVLMTGPVEIERTGVLLF
- a CDS encoding potassium channel family protein codes for the protein MDDPPRATGDDGLRLRARVRYLYHGSQPPAVRFRLAVIGVDLVIIAFFLAAPILRNMGWAFYVIDYLIAVVLAVDLAARAYAYADIRDWLKRPIVWVDLFVLATLLFPAWLFNLGFLRMLRLWTLLNSDFFWRTVGRKFDDTRVEGVVRALANLVTFVFVATGFVYATFRGAPGVGGYVDALYFTVATLTTTGFGDVTLPGAWGKLLSIAIMLTGITLFLRLAQALIRPSKISFPCDRCGLHKHDPDAVHCKACGNLLCIPDEGL